TTTTGATAtcgtcatttttaaaatgattcatCATCATTAATAGCCATCAAACTAGCTTATCAGTTAATACCATCTTCAAATACCTACCTTCTTCAGCAATCAATACTACATTAAAAAGTCTGCAGCATTAGAAGttggaaaacatgtttaaatagCAAAAGAATAATGTTTTTTCAGATACtgcaacaagattttttttgtgaaaaaaagagagagacatcaACAGTGAAgaactataaaacaaaatgaggtATATGCTGTTGACATTATATTATGCTGTGGGCACCGAAAAAATGGAAACTTTACTGGCATTGGGGTATCTCAAGATGATCAGAACTTGCAAGGAAAATCCAGCAGTCAACAGTAAAGAGCAAATTAAATGTTATTGTGAGCTCTTCATTTTGCTGTCCCCTACCTACTCTTAAGAATCTACATACAGATACTTTCAGTTACTGGTAAATTAATAGTTTATTCTAGCATGTGTCATAGACCTGAGTGTAATAACACATACCTTTGTAATCTGTAAATACCATATCAATTGCTTGTATGCGGAAAGCTTTGGCTACCGTGACTATCTTCTGACGAACATATGTAAGTTCTGCAGCATCTAATGTTTTCACAGCACCTGCACACACGTTTCAAGATGAAACTAAAATTATTGTGATCTCTGTGAGTGCTGTCCCCTTAATGGGGAGGGgtggaaataaatgtttaaaagtcTACAGCtcaggctatatcatggcaaagcacgctgccctgtaaacagatgccatatgcagagaaagaacatcatGCCTGTGATGAAATCTGAATGCAGGTCAGCCAATCCTGACTTTGTTGGTAACCATAATGGGGAAAGTAAGTCAGGAAAGTCTTTAagatttccttttttgttgagTTTGTTTCCAAGCCCTCCTACATTCAAGCACTGTTTCTTGATTGGTATCAACACAATGTGGGCATGCAGAAACAGTAGCTTCAATTCAAAGGCTGACATGAAATTAGTTGGTGACAAGTTATTATAATGTAGTGCTGTCATCAATTTATGAGAAAAAGTCCTTGTTGCTttccgtttatttatttttaacctagATATCTGGATTTACATAAATCTAAACCTCGTGATCTTtttttacaaggctggctgtcttgccatgatgtagccttagttgatggcttagcataaaacaccaattatcCCCTCCCATGTTAATTACCCATTAATATAACTGTGAGATTGACAAGGAGTTaactgacaaaaagaaaaatatgaggaaaattctaaaacaacttctgaatagaaataaagaatcaaaaaaggacaaaaagtcaaagaaagaaCCTATGTCTGCATAGAAGTCATCGGCTCCAAAAACCACTCCATCCAGATGATAGATGCCCTCATGAGAGAATGTCTCTGCACGTCTGAGTATGTCTTTCATGTTTATTAGGCCTTCTGCGCTTTCAACATAGGTGATGAGACGTGGGCAATAAGAGGGCAAAGCACTATCTTTCAAGATGGATCGCAGACAATCTGTGAACTAAAGAATATGAGAcgtacatttttaaatatatacataatgtcATGTTTCAgataatattcaaaaatatacaTCTATTCACCTCTATGCTTTACCTTTATTTCTCTTATCGGTATATGTCAACCCTCTCCTTACCTCCAAAAAATCAGGTATCCATTCCTGCAAAGCTGCTGCAATGTGTGCAGGGAAATTTTTCCAGCTGCATATCTAACCAAACCTTAAATTAGTGACCTTCTGCTTTGCAGTTGTGCAGACTTCTAGGCTATGCTGCCTCAAAAgcaataaagataaaaagtaaataaatgacatAATCACCTGAACAATGTCCTTAACTGTGTCTGTTTTCGGAAGAAGTACTGTGGAAGGTCGGTTCTCTGCTGTCAAAATGACACGAAGATCTTCTTCTAGCAGTTGACTCCCCACAGAGTTGACTCTCACTGCTATGTCGACTCCTTTAACTTCTTTGAGCTCATCAAGCACCATTCTGATATTTTCCCGTGCCTCAGACTGTATGAGAAGTTGGCTCGACTTAAAAAATGGTACTTCGAAATCGTAAATTGGTGAACTTTTTCGTCTCAAAAGAGAAAGTGAGGAAGTCCTATTTACACAATTAAAtttagtgagtgtgtgtgtgtgttgttgtggtggtggtggtggtggtggtggtggtctacTATACCTTTTTGTTCAAAGCAACACCGTCTTCACACTCCAGCACTGCACAGTCTACTCCTAAGATAGGAATTTTTCGCAGTTTTTTCAAATCGTGTCCAGGCACATACATCAAGGTTCTCCTTGGAACATATTTTCGACTTCCCTCCGAGACCACATTACGACTTATACTTCTACTCACAATCTTGGAAGACGGTACTCCCAGCACTTCGTAGCCCATAAAACTGGATTGACCTCCGTCGAGCAGACGACGTGGCTGTGCACCGTATCGTACGCATGCAACTTTAAAAACCACACGAGCAGAAAAATATGCAGACTTGCCCAAGAAATGCATTTTGATTTAagaaatgtacttttaaaagaaacatacatacatgtatagtGTATTAAGAATGAGgaacttgtattttttttcgcACCATGTGTCAGTGAGAGTGATCTATCTTCGTCAAATGTACTTAGAGTAGTCTCCCTGTGTAACATGCCACACTCGGCTGTCAAAGActgaccacgaactaatatcccgtCCGTGCTTTGACACTGgataattttcaaacaaaaacaggacAGAAAATAATCATGGCTGACAGAAGCGttagtcagtcgtcccttgactggcacctgcGTTGGGGacacatggatagacgcggcagctgacaggacTCGACCGCTACTCTTGGCTATTTTGGGCGGTAGTTAACTAGCTGCatggtcctgtacaggacgaccagtctttgacgttcgtGTCGACAGTTCTTCCTATGGGGACCGCGGCGTCGACCATCccctaaagcagtggttcttaaccggggttcgatcgaaccctaggggttcggtgagtcggtctcaggggttcggaggagcctccgccacggaggtcaagacacacccgcaattcatGATTACACtgaagaagggttcggtgaatgtacataagaaacttgtgggttcggtacctcaaacaaggttaagaaccactgccctaAAGACAGAAGCGACTTCCAGCCTGAAAACACTAATACAAAAGCCCCGGATCTTTTCCCGCGAAGCACAACACGCGATAACCCGTTATAATCACCGGGTCTCCCCTCCATTGAGACAGTCCAGCAGATGGGGGAGAAACTTTACTTTTCTAATCAAGTAGGAATCCACAAAGAACTTTGATATCAGTTTTTATATCGAGCGGGTTTGGTGATCTGGCTGCTGTGAGATATTCTCGGTGCTGTTATTGGTTTAGGAGTCTCCTGTTAGCTGAACTAGCTAGCCCTGCATGACATGAGTAGCGGGACCACCATCACTGGGCGTCTATACTCTGGACATTGACTAGGAATGCTCATATTAAGTGTTGCTCCCCTGGCGGATGCTGGATCAAATGGTTCTTTAAGACTGACATCATTCTGCTTCGCTATTCACGGGGATTTGAGGATTGAAAggggaaaatttattttgaacagGTCGATCATCTGTGATTGGGATTCTATTGCTCAGGTTTAACATGTCTACACGCACGAGATGACGTCCGTTACATTGAAACATGCCTCTTGGCGAGTTTGCACAATGTATGACCGTGGTGCACACTGCAGCAGAACGATTGTGGAGCTTTGAACAAATGGCCTTTCCTGATTAATTTAAACTGAATCAGAACTCACAATCCGCTGACTGCCACCATGTAATCTTGCTGCATTCAGCCGtcaaacattttgacatttatcGTGTTCCACGCAAACTGTATTAGGTCAAAGAACAGATGACAATCATGGCTGAGAGAAGCGACTCCCAGCTGGAAAACACAAATTACTAATTTAAAGTCCCGGATGTTTCCCGCGAACAAATCTTTctaattatatacattattatgcCCGGATTACTCGATCGTCACATTCACTTGTGCGGAATTATTAGGGAAGGATTATaaccattaattaattaacgtGAATCACAGTTAcgaaaaatgtatttgattCCACCACGTACATTATCATCCATGGCGATGAATCgaccacaaaataaattttgatttggTCTCCTATATCGGCATTGATGGACATATATGCATGCAGATCAAATTAAGATACCGAACACCACAGTATTTACTATCTTTGACAGATCTTGACCGTGGTCGCTTTCACTCATGCATATAAGTTTAATGTTGATGCTGAAGATATAGTTGCTTCAGTCTATAGTGTTCAGTAAGGTAGGATCATGTCTGGTGTTGAGTATTATCACAAGACTTGGAGAATGAACTTGACGATGtctagtgtatatatatacattaaaacccagaaaaagtcttttgtgGACTTTCATCGGCTAATTAAGTCCGGGTGGGTTGTATAAAAGAGGAATTAAAAGAATACAACGTGATTAAATAGTCCACCCGACGAGTGACAGCCAGAATTTTAATGacaattctccttgggaacttctgTCGTTTGCCCTGGAACaagatacagtggaacctcggttagcgaacgcctcggataacgaatatttcggttaacgaacaaaaatttcgttaaaagtttgtctcggatagcgaacaaaatttcggataacgaacagccacgtgaaccacacgtgaccgaccagcatgtcgtcattcgcgctcgagacacagttacgatcagtcgttccttatctatgcgcatccttcttatttagtgattgttgtgctttaccttaataagataatcctcaatcatggctctaaagaagattaagagcaatagtagtgaggtaatgacaaggaagcggccaacaaatgaattgaaatgaaatgatttcaaagtatgaaggtggcattcgtctgtcggatatgtgatgtcgtattaccgaagagtttgacagaaaaggcagaaggaacagacactggacaagttttttccttcaacctcaaagctacagaaaagggaagtcacccccgattttacaatgtcacgtgtgctcatggagggggaatcagtaattccaccccttcctccccacacctgtttccaaccacgccgtcaaaacgacaagttttcttatgtttaaatgctttcgttaatgtttttatgtttatttaactccatttatattgcattataactgttctcattacaaatacctacatagcctgtaactttcaaatattagcaagtcaacaggggctgggaaccaattaaatctatttcctttatttcttatggaaaaaattgtttcggataacgaacatttcggataacgaacagctttccagaacgaattaagttcgttaaccgaggttccactgtatagacatggacgtgtatttaaaatatacaggggatataagttcgtgatatAGAGAAACGGATCGACAGACTGGTCAAAAAATTGTGGTGCTGCACCGCCCGAAAAGCCCGATCGAGGAAGTTTTGTAACAGTAAACAAAACGTGAAGCTGAAGTGAAAGTAACAGACAAGAAAGACGATCTGTTTTCCTACTATAATTTGTTTCCCAACCACTAGGACTGACGTGTACTTTGGCCGACAGTAGGATGTGCCCCATGCCCTCCTTCATCAAATGAAAGCTCTTCTGTAAAAGAGGGGAAAAAGATCAGCAGAGTTGTGTCTGCTGTGACACTGTAACGTTGTTTGATGCGATCTTTAAATCTGCTGCTTTCTGTCTTTGAAAACGAACCTGCAGTGACATTTCCCCAGCACTACATGATTTTCTCAGGACTTTGGACAGGAAAACACCGATACTGAGTGGAAGACATCAAAGAATTAACAAGTACTTCCGGTAGAGAGGTAGTTTGAGGAAGGGGTGGTGTTTATTAGGAAACGAAGTCAGATTTTTCTTGGTGTCTGTTTATAACCCATATCACGCATGATTTCAGTGAAAACTTGACTTTACAGCTTGCATGCTCTTTAATTGTGAACAAGATTCCACGAATCatcgagaaaaaaaaccttgaaaTTTTGTCGCTTGCAATGTTGCATGCGTGTTATATCTCATCACTACATCATTAGTTCGTGAATCATCATGTGTCAATGAagaaagcttttttgttttagtagCTCTTAACACTTTCCATAGAAATACAAACCAGTGAAGCACGAGCTCTTCAATAACATTAATATTCAGCAGCAGTTTGACTTTGCTATCTTTGTACAAAAAGTCCCGCGAAAGTGATAACAGATGACATTAACggcgaattaaaaaaatggaaaatagtTTGGTATTGGTGACTAGCAAAAATAGTGGAGAGATAGGATCTTGCATCGTTTTCTGAAAACTGCATGACCTAAGCAAAGCTGCATTtgcttgaaataattttaagtcgGCTACTGTGCAGTAAGCGTGGACCGAGCAGAAAAGTGTTGATTCGGAGAAAGTACCAAGAAGTATCAGTAAGGTGTAACAATGACAGATGTGACAGATATTAACCGTAGCGATGACAACAGTGGTGGAAAGTCAAAGTTAAATCCATCAGGTAAGATGATTTGCCAAGATCCATCTTTATCGACAGAGCTTTTGGTGGTGGTGCCTCACTTTTCCTCAATCTAAAACTCTACTTTTATTACGTTTAGAGATATATGTGATAGAAAGTTTGTACATGCATGCAAAAGCATGTGAATATTACTGTGATAAAATTgactcattttaaaaatcctt
The sequence above is a segment of the Pomacea canaliculata isolate SZHN2017 linkage group LG6, ASM307304v1, whole genome shotgun sequence genome. Coding sequences within it:
- the LOC112566879 gene encoding citramalyl-CoA lyase, mitochondrial-like: MHFLGKSAYFSARVVFKVACVRYGAQPRRLLDGGQSSFMGYEVLGVPSSKIVSRSISRNVVSEGSRKYVPRRTLMYVPGHDLKKLRKIPILGVDCAVLECEDGVALNKKSEARENIRMVLDELKEVKGVDIAVRVNSVGSQLLEEDLRVILTAENRPSTVLLPKTDTVKDIVQFTDCLRSILKDSALPSYCPRLITYVESAEGLINMKDILRRAETFSHEGIYHLDGVVFGADDFYADIGAVKTLDAAELTYVRQKIVTVAKAFRIQAIDMVFTDYKDSVGLQLQSEQGARNGYTGKQIIHPNQIPIVCKAFTPSAERVEWATQLIAAFEKHQESGEGAFTFQGHMVDMPLLLQAKNVIQTIKNVHKA